Part of the Nicotiana sylvestris chromosome 5, ASM39365v2, whole genome shotgun sequence genome is shown below.
GTGAACTGCCTCTTTTTACCTTTTTAGTATAGTGGTACGTATTCCCACCTGTCATGCGGGTGACCCGGGTTCGATCCCCGGCAGCAGCGCCAAAAATTGATCGGAGccaaccctataccactatagaatggcaagagcggtcgatgcagcttttacccgaaaggtcgggatcgaatccacagagagctaaTGTTTGTTTggagttgggtttctatctaatctagcagtgtgcgatgttcttaattgcacttctaatcatgctttgtttggttactattctacttttaaCACTAATGAACAATGAAAATAAGCTAACTATGATATTTTTGTTAGGTTTTATCAATttgtaaaaaggcactagggaagtgacttacacctaggtgggTATATAACGGATCTAAAACTTAGGGCACACTTGTTATAATTAGAATCATGATTTAACCATTGCAcgtaattactcactctatacctctcagtagtttgagtgactttccttaattggctttctcaagcctaaTTGGGTGTTTACCAAGCAAGAttggttcaagtcgggtattactatatctaggtttaaccctttaatttgggcaatcaatctcttgaatgcaccccaattccttgttagcttgAATTTcgtagacttagtctctctttctcaaaaagagcctaagtcaaaaacgcacaaatcagtgtttgcaaccaccaattcaacaattaaagcatgaatcaagctaaatatcattaacccataaacatttaagccctaaaattgaagacccattaaatacgcACATTTGAGttgggccacaaccctagctaatcggtttagctactcataatcaaagaagaaatcaaaaatggagatgaaatataagccataaaaagtaattacaagattaaaatctaagattaattgctaaagaagttctaaaattactcaaaaaggtaaAAAGAGGCAGTTCACGTGCTCTACAAAACAACTGATGATCTAAAAATatgaaagagaactattatacactgctaaatttttcggacaaaaatgccccaaCGGACGTTCTGCTGACAGCGGAAAAAGGACCGCTACAGCGCTATGGCTACCGGAGCCGCGCAAAAGCAAGCGCGGACCGCGATTTTCAATTTTTAGCTCCACTTTTGGTTCTCTGATTCTCGCTTTTGCTGAGGGCGATAACTTGACCGCTGCCGTATTAGAAATACCACTGCCACGCAATTTCACCGCTGGCAGCGGTAACTTGTTAGGCCCAAAACATCACTCTCTGAACTTTGCCACCGCTGAAAGCGTAAACAAGACCGCCTCAGCAGTGGACCCTCGTGTCCGCGTAAGTTTCTTCGTTGTCAGTGCTCCTTTGACTCAGCTTTGAACTTgcgcaggtttcactcctttatgagctggttttgacttccttgtctctttttgaccaaacactgcaaacaagcacgaTAAGTTAGCTTTCGCGAATAGttgtacacacttttaatccaaaacctaagcaaaaaagagcataaaataggctagaatccctagttattagTACTCAGCCTTCACATGACACAATTAGCACAAAAGACTcgaatcctaaggggtagttcccctacacaaagttaggcaagatacttacctcaaagaagctatATCGTTAAtctaaaatgaccttctcgaGTGAAACACACTTTGGAcgactcaaatctaaccaaaataatttcaattcataaataaaactcatagaAAACAATTCTGGATAATAAAGCTTCAACCGTTAACAAGAACTAAAAGTCAACCCAAAAGTAAATCCCTGGGACCGCTCCTCGGAACCTATTAAAATTCAGAAAACTCGAATATTTATTCCgttatgagttcaaccatacgaaaattatcaattCCCGATATCAATTCGTCcttcaaattattattttatattttaaaagatttctaaaaaatttcccaattttccaacttaattcactaattaaatgatTGAATAACAATGGATTGATGAAATATAACAAGATTCGTgtagagaatacttaccccaatgaGTTGCTTGAAAAACCCACGGAAAATCTCCCAAAATCGAGGCctacaactcaaaatatgttgaAAATATCAAACCCTCGATATATGTGTTTTCTGCCCAGCGCTCTTCGCATTTGTGCACAAAAATGCCGCGTCTGCTGCCTCGATTTTGTGAGAAAAACACCGCACTTGCGGCCTTCAATTGAGAACCCAGTGCTCATATACGATCCAATAATCACATTTGGGACTGCGTAGAAGCGTGACGAATACCACAAAAGCAGACGACCACCTAGAACACATATCGCGCATCTGCGATCGACCTTCCGCAGATGCGAGCTCGCACCTGTGCGCCCCTCTCTGCGGAAGCGATGCAACAGGACCTATACCAACATCCCAGAAGCGACCAAGAATCTTGCAGAAGTGGTCACGCACCTGCGCACCAAAACTCACAATCTAAGCAAATATCAGCAAAGTTAACTCCTGGTCAAACCTCTTAACCGTCCAAAgcttcaactttcgccaaaatgcatcaaattatcctacgaacctccaaatccaaatccggatgcacgcctaagtccaaaatcaccatacaaagctattaaAATTATCAAAACACCATTTCGAAGTAGTCTATATAAAAGTCAAATTCCGGTGAACGTTTTTCATTTAAGCTTCAAAAATAAGAATTGTTCTTTTAATTAAATCTCAAATCATTTGAAAGCCAATCTAAAGTATagacgcaagtcataatacacattATGAAGCTTCTCGAGACCTTAAGCCGCCGAACGGGGTGCAAATTCCGAAAACGACCGATCGAGTCGTTACATGTATGTTGTGGATCTGTCCACACTTTCAGATAATggactcacttgcttaagtgtattggataatgatcccctacTTTGGaacaagagacttggacatgccagtctaagtcaactcaacaaactaGTCTCCAAGAACTTGGTGATAGGGCTGCCTAACATTAAATTCAAGGAAGATAAAGTTTGTaaggcttgtgcaaggggaaaGCAGATAAGATcctctttcaaaagcaagaaaatggtaagcaccagcaggacgatggaactggtccatgtGGATCTTTGTGgaccaatgagaacattgagcagaggtggtaagaaatatgttaTGGTGCTTGCTGATGATTACTCTATGTTTACTTGTGcattatttttaacatctaaatattaagcatttgacatgttcatttattttgttagaaaaactcaaaaacaactaggtaatcaacttgcatcaattaggtttGATAATGGTACTAAATTCGAGAATGctaaattttgtgatgagcatgacATAGATCATAATTCTTCTGCTCCTATTacgccacaacaaaatggagtagttgaaagaaagaacagaacaTTGGAAAAAATGACTAGGACTAtgtttctttctagtaaactgccccatagttTTTGCGCAGAAGCCGTGAATACTGCATACTACATCataaataggtgcatgactagacctcttgttgaGAACACttcctatgagttacttaaaggaataaagccaactatatcccatcttagggtaTTTGGATGCAAATGCTTTATGCACAATAATggtaaagactccctaggtaagtttgatctcaGAAGTGATGAGAGAGTATTCTTGgaatattcttcacatagtaaaaCTTATAAGATTtataacaaaagaactatgtgtgtagaagaaagtgtacatgtgatttttgacaaaactaacattctttcagAGAAGTATGAACATGATGATGAAACAATTGGGCTAGTAAGAAACTCAAATGAAACCATAGCCCAGACTGAAGCTTCACCAgaggaaggaacaggtgatggaacatgTCCTTTCACCCAGGGCAACTTGAtagggggaactgaacaaagaggaACTGATCCTCAAACCTCGAGGGAACTGTCCATGAACTTGTTCTTTAGCAACAAAACATTGAAGGAACATCTAGGGGAAACCGgctggttgtgaaaccttacaagtatcaaagttctcatcccattgggAACATAATTACTAATCCAACCTCTGGAATCAAAACCAAATCTTTCTTGAAGAAtctttgtgcttttgatgcttttctatctcttattgaatctaaaaatgttgctgaggctttgtaggatgcagaccgagtgaatgcaatgcaagatgaactcaaccaatttAAAAGAAGTCATGTTTGGCATCTGGCACCCAAACCCAAGGACAAATCAGTAACTGGTACAAAATGgttcttcagaaacaaacttgatgaagattgAACAGTTACAATAAACAAGGAAAGATTGGTGGTTCAAGGATATAGTCAAGAGCAGGGCACagactatgatgagacttttgctccaatTGCAAGATTGTAAGCAATTAGACTCCTTATAACCTTTGTTGCTTATAttgaattcactcttcatcagatggatgtcaagagtAACCTCCTCAATGGCTATCTAAAGGAGGAAGTGTTTGTTAAGCAACCTCCGAGCTTTTAAAGCAATGAATGTCCTGATCATATGTACAAGCTTGACAAGGCACTTTATGGGCTCAAGCAGgctccaagagcatggtatgaaagtTCATCAAAATAtttgcttgaacatggctacaagagaggtaaaaatTACAATACATTATTCTTGAAAGAAAGAGTAAAAATCTCTTGGTAGTtcagatatatgttgatgatataatctTTGGAGCAACTATTGATAAGTTAAATAAAGAATTTGCTAAACTAAcggggagtgaatttgaaatgagtatgatgagtgagcttaatttctttttaggcctacaaattaaagaaaattcaaatagaactatgatccatcagcaaaaatatgtaaaaatatttcttaaaaggtttaaaatggaagattcaaaagaaattgacactcctaTAGAAACAACCACAAAATTGGATGTACATGAACCCCGTTCATCTGTTGATCATAAGTTGTATAAGGGAATGATTAGCTTTATTATATTTCAttgctagcagacctgacattgttttcagtgtaggcCTTTGTACTAGATTTCAGAcaaatccaaaggagtctcagttgactgctgtcaagaggataTTGAGATAAAGGCTCCACTGGCCTTTGTTTATGGTATCCAAAAAATAGTAATTTCAACTTAGTGGGATATGTGGATGCAGATTATGCAGGTTTTCTTGTGGATAGAAAGAGCACCTCAGATATGACACACTTTCTTGGCTCATGTCTTGTGTCTTAGGCTACCAAAAAGCAAACTTCTGCGACCTTATCTACTGCTAAAGTTGAGTATATTTCCACTGTCTCATGTTGTGCTCAATTTTTGGGGACCAAACAGCAATTAATGGACTTTGGAATTGATGTAGGATGTATCcctatcttttgtgataacactagtgcaatTAGTATGACTAAGAACCTGGTTCATAACaaaagaactaagcacatagatgttagacatcacttTTTGAGGAACAACTATGAAAAAGGTTTAATCACTgtggaattttgtgctactgacaagTAAATAGCTGACATCTTCATAAAAGCTctaagtagagatcactttgaaAGGAACATGCTAGAATtaaggatgattaagatcacctaaaaggaaCCAGTTCTAACTCAAAAGTTGGTTAGAAAATCTGTGAATTTTTTACATAATTAGATTAGATTTTACTCAGTCTCATACTTTCATTAGTATACTCTTGTTCCATGTGCTAAAATGTCTCattaatatctaatgatattATCTTCCTTTTTTTGGAAAATTCAGACTTACACAAGAGATTTCTCAGTGAAGACCCTGGTTCATCAAGATTACATGGTACGTACTCTCCACTCTGCGTATTTTGGAATAATTATATTTGGATAATAAGCAAAAGGATATTCCCATTTAATCCTAACCTCCTTGATCTTATCCGTTACAAAATGAACCAGTTTCACCCAAAGAGAGTCCCAAAATGCAATAAGTACTTAGATTCTAGGGAGAGTCCTTAACGTCTTTTTAAACTGACTCCCAGTTTGATTAGACTCCTGAGCTTTTGAAAAATCTGCCATTACCCAATCAAATTATCCCTCTTTAAATTTATTTGACCTTAGTTGTCGCTTCACTTCTAATTTACAACCGCGAAACAATTCTCTCTTCTCTCATCTTCTAAACACACATAATCATTTTAAGAGGCTAACACCTCTTAAAATCTTTCATCACCACCCAAAGAATCCACACCCACTCCTTCAACCACACCTATCACTAAGAAAGGAAGATTCAAGATGCTTGCTCGCAAAATAGTCGCTGAAGGGGAACAAATCAAGAAAATCAATAAGCAACTAAAGGCAAATCAGGCAGATGAAGCCCAAAAATTTGAAGATTATTTCAAGTTTGCAAATGAGAGGGAAGAAATTGTTTCATCTGAAACGGAGCAAGTAATATCTGGTCCAAATATTACATCTGAGACTATCTCTGAGGTTGCTGAAAATatagaaaataggtttgttttggtAGGAACTATGTCTAGGGTTAAAACAAATGAGTCTAGGAAATCGGgtggtaaaaaaaaagaaaaagaaaaagggagtgAGGGTGCTCAAGGCGATGTGAGAGGAATAGGAAAAGGAGTGGCTGAATCTTCACCCGCTCCTGTTGGTTTGATAGAAAAAACATGAGCTGTGGTAGTATGGAGTGAGGAATCTActagagaagaagaaagaatgagATAAAAAGGGGGAAGTGGGTCTGGAGAAGCTGTTGAGGGGTTGGTTAGATTGGGGAAGTATGTTCAAGAACTTGTTCCATTCGGACTGAAACCCCTCGAAGATCTACTGAAATGCGTGTCTGACAGCTATAATCCAAAAAGGAAGAAAAGTTTAGGAGTTAAAATCCCTGGAACTGCCTGGGAAAACAAGAAGAGAAGGCTGAATCTTCTATCCCTAAAAAGACTCCTACCACAAGATGAAGAGCTAAAAGGATTCAGAAGAAGCAGAGtgaggctgaaattgaaagccttgaaagaaagtaaaagaaaagttaTTGCAAAGGGAAAGAAGAAGGTGGTTGAGCCTGTTGAGGCAGTTGAAATTGAGGAGATGGACCTAGTCCTTCATGATGAAGAGGTGGAGGTTGTGACTCCAAAAGCAAAGAAAATCAAGAATTCCAAAAATAAGTCTCCGTCGAAAACAAAGTCAGCAGAACCTTCTACCTTGGCTAGAAGAACCAAGTCTACCATAAAATCTAGAAAAGTGAAACTTGAGGAGGAAGAAGAcagtgaagaaaaagaagaacctaATGCAGAGAAGGACAAGATAGTTAAGTTTGGGAAAAGAACCATCTTGAAAGGTAGACTCCTCAGGGAGTTGGAGGAGGAAGGCATGATGATGCTGTTGGAAAAACTATAACTGCAGGGTTGGAAGGACAAGGTCCTTCATATGGATGGAAGCTTTCCAGAACTGAGTTATGGAGTTCATAGTAAATTGTGAG
Proteins encoded:
- the LOC138869696 gene encoding protein PXR1-like; amino-acid sequence: MYKLDKALYGLKQAPRAWYESSSKYLLEHGYKRDLHKRFLSEDPGSSRLHVAEGEQIKKINKQLKANQADEAQKFEDYFKFANEREEIVSSETEQVISGPNITSETISEVAENIENSYNPKRKKSLGVKIPGTAWENKKRRLNLLSLKRLLPQDEELKGFRRSRVRLKLKALKESKRKVIAKGKKKVVEPVEAVEIEEMDLVLHDEEVEVVTPKAKKIKNSKNKSPSKTKSAEPSTLARRTKSTIKSRKVKLEEEEDSEEKEEPNAEKDKIVKFGKRTILKGRLLRELEEEGMMMLLEKL